One window of Dyadobacter sandarakinus genomic DNA carries:
- a CDS encoding DUF1572 family protein: protein MNNSYLSSAIKQFEYYKMLGDKAMAQVSDESLFWQYNPESNSIAMVVNHLAGNMLSRFTDFLTTDGEKTWRNRDLEFEPYLSSREQMIQHWNNGWDCLLSTLRNLDERDLEKIVYIRNEGHTVIEAINRQLAHYPYHIGQIVYVAKMVNDENWKTLSIARKASDEYNARKFNQEKGRRHFTDNP, encoded by the coding sequence ATGAATAACAGCTATTTGTCAAGTGCCATCAAGCAATTTGAATATTATAAAATGCTGGGTGATAAAGCGATGGCACAGGTATCAGATGAGTCGCTTTTTTGGCAGTATAATCCTGAAAGCAATAGTATCGCAATGGTCGTCAATCACCTGGCTGGCAATATGCTTTCCCGCTTTACAGATTTCCTGACGACCGACGGCGAGAAAACCTGGCGCAACAGGGACCTGGAATTTGAGCCGTATTTAAGCAGCCGGGAACAAATGATTCAGCATTGGAACAACGGTTGGGATTGTTTGCTGTCGACCCTACGCAATCTTGATGAACGTGATCTGGAAAAGATCGTTTATATCCGAAATGAAGGTCATACCGTGATAGAAGCAATCAACCGGCAACTGGCACATTATCCTTATCACATTGGCCAGATTGTTTATGTTGCAAAAATGGTAAATGATGAGAACTGGAAAACGTTGTCTATCGCCAGAAAAGCGTCGGACGAATACAACGCCAGAAAATTTAACCAGGAAAAAGGCCGGCGTCATTTTACTGACAATCCCTGA
- a CDS encoding T9SS type A sorting domain-containing protein, translated as MKKKLFSLPSSMYREASSNRIKTKHPKRTSMKHLLLSITLLSLTTVAIAQTPVVKWDKTFGVGGAVKAVPSKDGGYLLAGQSGSNAAFDKTEDSRGGIDYWIIKIDKSGNKQWDKTFGGTADDVLTVAASTSDGGYIIAGNSKSGSGGDKTEPVKPGKQTPQDIWIVKIDALGNKQWDRTIGTNQPDGIIGIHEAVGGGYLLVGPTYGPPSGDKTASSVGGDNFVEEWIVKLAPNGLILWDKVVGTGGLCRPVTSQILADGGLLIGNVTTYEGYNDWFNMMRVDANGNKMWFKQLGGQISLAECLEIKQSLDGGFLLGGSISGPANGDQSQSASGLDYWIVKTDSSLNKIWDRVLGSIDTGDDYNPVGYDLFYSLIETPDKGVIAVGMSDFGDRGKDKTEPGYGSSDIWAIRLDSNGTTKWDKTIGGIEADVAYSIIPASDGGYLLAGYSRSPKNIYKSEDPKGINDMWVLKLVEEQPPLPVILKSFTAAKENENAALIWQTTSETNSDYFEIQHSLDGKAWTNLTKVHAQGESKKLNVYHYTHTTPVLGSDNLYRLKMVDADGSFAYSKIRHVQFGAEFTVSVYPNPAVENIHLKARDWSKVNGVQVLDNQGKLLYSSGDKPSVDINIKSFTPGLYFVKVTLVDGIEITRKIAIRQ; from the coding sequence TTGAAGAAAAAACTTTTTTCTCTTCCTTCCAGTATGTATCGCGAGGCTTCGTCTAATAGGATTAAAACCAAACATCCTAAACGGACTTCAATGAAACATCTTTTACTCAGCATTACCCTTCTGTCACTAACAACAGTCGCAATCGCTCAGACTCCTGTTGTAAAGTGGGACAAAACTTTCGGGGTCGGCGGAGCAGTTAAGGCTGTTCCCTCCAAAGACGGTGGATACCTGTTGGCTGGCCAGTCAGGTTCTAATGCAGCATTTGACAAAACAGAAGACAGTCGCGGCGGAATAGACTACTGGATAATAAAGATCGATAAGAGCGGCAATAAACAATGGGATAAAACCTTTGGAGGCACAGCCGATGATGTTCTTACGGTAGCAGCTTCAACTTCTGATGGCGGTTACATTATAGCAGGCAACTCAAAATCCGGATCAGGCGGCGATAAGACCGAACCCGTTAAGCCAGGCAAACAAACCCCGCAGGATATTTGGATTGTCAAAATCGACGCATTGGGGAACAAACAATGGGATCGGACGATAGGAACAAACCAGCCTGATGGAATAATCGGTATCCACGAAGCAGTGGGCGGAGGTTACTTATTGGTTGGGCCGACATATGGGCCTCCGAGCGGTGACAAGACCGCATCTTCTGTTGGCGGGGATAATTTCGTTGAGGAGTGGATTGTAAAGCTTGCGCCAAATGGTTTGATCTTATGGGATAAAGTCGTCGGAACAGGTGGGTTATGCCGACCGGTTACTTCTCAGATTCTTGCAGATGGTGGATTGTTAATTGGCAATGTTACCACTTACGAAGGGTATAATGACTGGTTTAACATGATGCGGGTCGACGCTAATGGAAACAAGATGTGGTTTAAGCAGCTGGGTGGGCAGATAAGTTTGGCGGAATGTCTGGAAATAAAACAATCCTTAGACGGCGGATTTCTTCTCGGCGGATCCATCAGCGGCCCGGCAAATGGTGACCAATCTCAAAGTGCATCCGGGTTAGACTACTGGATAGTAAAAACAGATTCCTCACTCAACAAAATATGGGACCGGGTGTTAGGTAGCATTGACACGGGGGATGATTATAATCCAGTAGGATACGACCTGTTTTATAGTTTGATAGAGACGCCTGATAAGGGAGTAATAGCAGTTGGAATGTCTGACTTCGGCGATCGCGGGAAAGACAAAACAGAACCTGGCTACGGCAGTTCGGACATTTGGGCTATTCGACTGGATTCAAACGGAACAACCAAATGGGATAAGACTATTGGAGGCATCGAGGCTGATGTAGCTTACTCAATTATCCCGGCTTCTGATGGAGGTTATCTTCTTGCAGGATATTCCCGCTCACCAAAGAATATCTATAAATCAGAGGATCCCAAAGGAATCAATGATATGTGGGTTTTAAAACTGGTTGAAGAGCAGCCACCTCTCCCCGTAATCCTGAAAAGTTTCACAGCTGCCAAAGAGAACGAAAACGCAGCTCTTATTTGGCAAACTACATCCGAAACCAACAGTGACTACTTTGAAATACAGCATAGCCTGGATGGAAAAGCATGGACAAACCTAACCAAGGTTCATGCACAAGGGGAGAGTAAAAAGTTGAACGTTTACCACTATACACACACTACCCCTGTATTAGGATCCGATAACCTGTACCGGCTTAAAATGGTAGATGCAGACGGATCATTTGCTTACAGCAAAATCCGGCATGTGCAGTTTGGGGCGGAATTTACTGTATCCGTTTATCCCAATCCGGCAGTGGAGAACATCCACTTAAAGGCTCGGGACTGGTCGAAAGTAAATGGTGTACAAGTCCTTGATAACCAAGGAAAGTTACTTTACAGCTCAGGAGATAAACCTTCCGTGGATATTAATATCAAATCATTTACACCTGGCTTATACTTTGTCAAGGTAACCCTTGTGGATGGCATAGAAATAACCCGAAAGATCGCAATACGCCAATAA
- a CDS encoding CBM96 family carbohydrate-binding protein codes for MKKILPLVFLLALLTSRAWSQTCSVAKFQTQAEIDNFSTNYPGCSVLTGNVSIVSTDITNLDGLRNVTRIAGRLSIDHNPNLVSIAGLSSLEQLDGSLNIEDNDNLLTLTGLEKLVRPLRGIRVVSNEKLTSITALSGVTRIYSSLSIGANPALTSLEGLHNVSTVFKAVSIGQNDMIRDLNGLRRLKEVDYYLYVGNNKNIKNLKGLARLQSVHSYLQITGNGALTSISELSQLKSANSVTITNNPLLSDCAVRIVCDQVASGNTSISGNAAGCSNNEEVRLSATCTPQTLVRINAGGPAFTTATQKLFVADQYYAGIDRTSSIASGDILNTTNDVLYRSGRCSPSFSYNIPVVNELVNVTLHFAETYFGAPGKKGGAGSRQFNVDIEGSRKLTNYDIFAEAGGALRAVQLTIPVRVTDGILNIDFLTGAADLPRVSAIEVTASPTLSPVADGMINMGKYSNTNYGSGSYIDVRRFLNPGPTYIGDALTYIKFQLPAGKAEITSAKLRIYGYTPESNASVAIHAYGVNDDSWTEETLTGNNAPAASTSSLGFMTVNDVGQYREIDVTSYVNAQRQSGDVLVSFVLDDPNKTSVTATVNSKESGALGPQLVYQTTPIVQAQNGIARIGQEEVITEVQEKQHSTIFPNPVKDQFIVSLSPEHAGSISFEMVNAAGKSRTISAVQNARPGANAEVNIAGQSFHPGIYLLKIKSDAFTEVVNVLVTD; via the coding sequence AACCTGGACGGGCTGCGCAACGTGACCCGGATTGCCGGAAGACTGAGTATTGATCATAACCCGAATCTGGTCAGCATAGCAGGTTTGTCCTCCCTGGAACAACTGGACGGCTCACTCAATATCGAAGACAATGATAACCTTCTTACCCTGACCGGCCTGGAAAAACTTGTGCGGCCGCTACGGGGTATCAGGGTTGTTTCCAATGAGAAGCTTACAAGTATCACTGCACTGAGTGGCGTCACCCGGATCTATAGCTCATTGTCCATCGGTGCAAATCCGGCATTGACCAGCCTGGAGGGACTTCACAATGTGAGCACGGTATTTAAAGCCGTTTCCATAGGGCAAAACGACATGATCAGGGATTTGAACGGCCTCAGGAGACTTAAAGAAGTTGATTATTATTTGTATGTCGGTAATAACAAGAACATCAAAAACCTGAAAGGATTAGCTCGGCTGCAATCAGTGCATTCATATCTTCAAATTACAGGCAACGGAGCATTAACCAGCATTTCGGAGCTGAGTCAATTGAAAAGCGCCAATTCTGTAACCATTACGAATAATCCTCTTCTGTCCGATTGTGCTGTCAGGATCGTCTGTGATCAGGTTGCATCAGGAAACACCAGCATTTCAGGAAATGCTGCGGGTTGTTCCAATAATGAGGAAGTGAGGTTGTCGGCAACCTGTACACCTCAAACACTGGTGCGCATCAATGCCGGCGGACCGGCTTTTACAACTGCGACCCAGAAACTGTTTGTCGCTGATCAGTATTATGCCGGTATCGACCGCACCAGCTCCATTGCCTCGGGCGATATTCTCAATACGACCAATGATGTGCTTTACCGCTCAGGACGCTGTTCGCCTTCTTTCAGCTACAACATTCCGGTTGTCAATGAGCTGGTGAATGTAACCCTGCACTTTGCTGAAACGTATTTTGGCGCGCCAGGAAAAAAAGGCGGCGCGGGTAGCAGACAGTTTAATGTTGATATCGAGGGAAGCCGCAAGCTGACGAATTACGACATTTTTGCCGAGGCTGGCGGAGCGCTGCGTGCAGTTCAGCTGACGATCCCGGTGAGGGTTACCGACGGCATACTAAACATCGATTTCCTCACGGGAGCGGCTGACCTTCCACGCGTTTCGGCCATTGAAGTTACTGCGAGTCCAACTTTGTCACCAGTGGCCGATGGTATGATAAATATGGGTAAGTATAGCAATACGAATTACGGTTCCGGGTCATATATAGACGTTCGTCGGTTTCTTAACCCAGGACCCACCTATATCGGTGATGCCTTAACCTATATAAAATTTCAGCTCCCTGCCGGAAAGGCTGAAATCACCTCGGCCAAACTGCGAATCTATGGTTATACTCCTGAAAGCAATGCAAGCGTTGCCATTCACGCCTATGGCGTCAATGATGATAGCTGGACAGAGGAGACCCTTACCGGAAACAATGCGCCTGCCGCCTCAACTTCGTCACTTGGATTCATGACCGTGAATGATGTTGGCCAATATCGTGAAATTGATGTGACCAGTTATGTTAATGCACAGCGGCAATCTGGCGACGTACTGGTAAGTTTTGTGTTAGACGATCCGAACAAAACGAGTGTCACGGCAACTGTGAACAGCAAGGAATCAGGCGCTCTGGGGCCTCAGCTCGTGTATCAGACTACTCCGATTGTACAGGCTCAAAATGGCATTGCGCGCATAGGCCAGGAAGAAGTTATTACGGAAGTTCAAGAAAAGCAGCACTCGACCATTTTTCCCAATCCTGTAAAAGATCAGTTTATAGTTTCCCTTTCACCGGAACATGCCGGGTCAATTTCTTTTGAAATGGTTAATGCAGCTGGTAAAAGCCGCACTATTTCAGCAGTCCAAAATGCCAGGCCTGGCGCAAATGCAGAAGTTAATATTGCCGGACAATCATTCCATCCAGGCATTTATTTGCTGAAAATAAAATCAGATGCATTTACGGAGGTAGTGAATGTGCTTGTGACGGATTAA